The Acidimicrobiales bacterium genome contains a region encoding:
- a CDS encoding amidohydrolase family protein: MLLLRNISHLVTFDDHYGELRDVDLLVEGRTVAAIGRDIAAPPGAEVVDATGLIVTPGLVNAHQHLYQVGMRSMREFERAEIIPWLRGLHERTLSWWRNGRYTPETVAALARAGMVESLLGGVTTVADQHYVFPGGVTLPYIEAMIEAAREVGIRLHAGRGTMTLGRRDGGAAPDDACQTMDEVLRHSVELIDGYHDSDPLARIRIDLAPCGVHVDKPELFRELAKLAAVNPGVGLHTHLYEHVDTEFCRDRYDTTPWRILLDNGWHHERVWLAHMVDPPHEEIPEFAAAGVGIVHLIAPDLRMGWGLAPLREYLDAGCKVGFGTTGSASNDGCNQLGDLRLAALAHRMGIEESWRWPRVAELLRIATRGSAECLNREALGRLAPGQAADISAWDMHSVDRVGVHDPVAGLVLTGLSDRAELVVVDGAVVVRGGHCTTIDEKTVAAEARAALGVSR; this comes from the coding sequence GTGCTGCTCTTGCGCAACATCAGCCACTTGGTCACCTTCGACGACCACTACGGGGAACTCCGGGACGTGGACCTTCTCGTCGAGGGCCGCACCGTCGCCGCCATCGGGCGTGACATCGCCGCGCCGCCCGGAGCGGAGGTGGTCGACGCGACCGGCCTCATCGTGACCCCGGGACTCGTGAACGCCCACCAGCACCTGTACCAGGTGGGGATGCGCTCGATGCGCGAGTTCGAACGTGCCGAGATCATCCCGTGGCTGCGGGGACTGCACGAGCGCACCCTGAGCTGGTGGCGCAACGGGCGCTACACCCCCGAGACGGTGGCGGCCCTGGCGCGCGCGGGCATGGTCGAGTCCCTGCTCGGCGGCGTGACGACGGTTGCCGACCAGCACTACGTCTTCCCCGGAGGGGTGACTCTTCCCTACATCGAGGCGATGATCGAGGCAGCTCGCGAGGTGGGAATCCGCCTCCACGCCGGGAGAGGGACGATGACGCTCGGTCGTCGCGACGGCGGAGCGGCGCCCGACGACGCCTGCCAGACGATGGACGAGGTCCTGCGCCACAGCGTCGAGTTGATCGACGGGTATCACGACTCCGATCCGCTCGCCCGTATCCGCATCGACCTCGCTCCCTGCGGTGTCCACGTCGACAAGCCGGAGCTGTTCCGGGAGCTCGCGAAGCTCGCCGCGGTCAACCCCGGCGTCGGGCTGCACACCCACCTCTACGAGCACGTCGACACCGAGTTCTGTCGGGACCGCTACGACACGACACCGTGGCGGATCCTCCTCGACAACGGGTGGCACCACGAACGGGTCTGGCTGGCTCACATGGTCGATCCTCCCCACGAGGAGATCCCCGAGTTCGCCGCGGCCGGGGTCGGCATCGTCCATCTCATCGCGCCCGACCTGCGGATGGGTTGGGGCCTCGCGCCGCTACGTGAGTATCTCGACGCCGGGTGCAAGGTCGGCTTCGGGACGACCGGATCGGCCTCCAACGACGGCTGCAACCAGCTCGGCGATCTGCGCCTGGCCGCACTGGCGCACCGCATGGGGATCGAAGAGTCCTGGCGTTGGCCCAGGGTTGCGGAGCTGCTGCGTATCGCGACGCGCGGATCGGCCGAGTGCCTCAACCGCGAGGCCCTCGGTCGTCTCGCACCGGGCCAGGCCGCCGACATCTCGGCCTGGGACATGCACTCGGTCGACCGCGTCGGCGTCCACGACCCCGTTGCGGGTCTCGTCCTCACCGGATTGTCGGATCGGGCGGAGCTCGTCGTCGTCGACGGTGCCGTCGTCGTCCGTGGTGGTCACTGCACGACCATCGATGAGAAGACCGTCGCGGCCGAGGCCCGCGCCGCGTTGGGTGTGTCTCGGTAA
- a CDS encoding FAD binding domain-containing protein — protein MKPPAFDYHDPATLDEVLALLAEAGDEAAIIAGGQSLVPLMNLRLARPEVVIDPRRVGDLRSVESDATGMSIGAMVTAATLERASGTVPGTAAALAHLAHPQIRNRTTVGGSIAHADPAAELPALLAATDGTVTVASAGRGTRVVDAADFLQGPFWTAREPDEMVTSVRFGRFDGEITVAELAPRPGDFATVGVVVGLRVDNGQVGAARIVAFGVGGTPVRMSEVEASLVGSAADAAGFAAAGDAVRAGLDPTGDAHASADYRRHVAGTLVTRALLELAGVAR, from the coding sequence ATGAAGCCGCCCGCCTTCGACTACCACGACCCGGCGACGCTCGACGAGGTGCTCGCGCTGCTCGCCGAGGCCGGCGACGAGGCGGCCATCATCGCCGGGGGTCAGAGCCTCGTACCGCTCATGAACCTGCGCCTCGCCCGCCCCGAGGTCGTCATCGACCCCCGGCGGGTGGGCGACCTCCGCAGCGTCGAGAGCGACGCCACGGGAATGTCGATCGGCGCGATGGTCACGGCCGCGACGCTCGAACGGGCCAGCGGGACAGTGCCAGGCACGGCGGCCGCGCTCGCTCACCTTGCCCACCCCCAGATCCGCAACCGGACGACCGTCGGAGGATCCATCGCCCACGCCGATCCGGCCGCTGAACTCCCCGCACTACTCGCCGCCACGGACGGAACCGTCACCGTCGCCTCGGCCGGGCGCGGCACGCGCGTGGTCGACGCGGCGGACTTCCTCCAGGGCCCGTTCTGGACCGCACGAGAGCCCGACGAGATGGTCACGTCGGTGCGGTTCGGCCGCTTCGACGGAGAGATCACGGTCGCGGAACTCGCACCCAGACCCGGCGATTTCGCCACCGTCGGCGTCGTCGTGGGACTGCGCGTCGACAACGGCCAGGTCGGCGCGGCGCGGATCGTCGCCTTCGGTGTCGGCGGGACGCCGGTGCGAATGAGCGAGGTCGAGGCCTCCCTCGTCGGCTCCGCCGCTGACGCTGCAGGCTTCGCCGCCGCCGGTGACGCGGTGAGGGCCGGACTCGACCCCACCGGCGACGCGCACGCGAGCGCCGACTACCGCCGCCACGTCGCCGGGACGCTCGTCACACGTGCACTGCTCGAACTCGCCGGAGTGGCCCGATGA
- a CDS encoding (2Fe-2S)-binding protein, which translates to MTRRAVTFEVNGEAVTVDVEPRMLLSDVLRHEVAITGTHVGCEQGSCGACTVIVDGNPVRSCLMLAPQAEGTVIETIESVADGDEMDPVQQALHAEHGLQCGFCTPGIVMSLVAARRAGSDAAAACDEVLGGHLCRCTGYVNIRRAVHRAWEDLPREHDPTVGRSAQGGGSLPVEGGEAS; encoded by the coding sequence ATGACCCGACGCGCTGTCACCTTCGAGGTCAACGGGGAGGCCGTGACGGTCGACGTCGAGCCTCGCATGCTGTTGTCCGACGTGTTGCGCCACGAGGTCGCGATCACCGGCACCCACGTCGGTTGCGAACAGGGATCGTGCGGCGCCTGCACCGTGATCGTCGACGGGAACCCCGTCAGGTCGTGCCTGATGCTCGCCCCCCAGGCCGAGGGCACCGTGATCGAGACCATCGAGAGCGTCGCCGACGGCGACGAGATGGACCCGGTACAGCAGGCGCTGCACGCCGAGCACGGCCTCCAGTGTGGGTTCTGCACGCCGGGGATCGTGATGTCGCTGGTCGCAGCCCGCCGCGCCGGGAGCGACGCTGCGGCCGCGTGCGACGAGGTGCTCGGTGGCCACCTGTGCCGCTGCACCGGCTACGTGAACATCCGCCGCGCCGTCCACCGGGCGTGGGAGGACCTGCCCCGCGAACACGACCCCACGGTGGGGCGATCTGCCCAAGGCGGCGGGAGCCTGCCCGTCGAAGGCGGCGAGGCATCATGA
- a CDS encoding xanthine dehydrogenase family protein molybdopterin-binding subunit, translated as MSPLVGQRVGRVNDAKALRGRGRYIDDLHLAEAHAAIVRSPVAHGVIRGIDVPDDLPTGVAVLGPQELNAAAPGRFPVLWWLGDQTQHHTELIGDRVRYVGQPVGIVVAASRYEAEDVVDRIEVTVDELDVVIDPVAALEPGAPLLYPDLGTNVLCTVETGDDAAHTDAVFATADRTLSTTLRIGRVNGLPMETRGIVAEPLPDGRLVVHVSTQAAHAVRDGICEVFEIPQHMVRVVTPDVGGGFGLKDHLYEDEAMVIAAARSLGRSVSWTEDRLESLTVTTHARDEIHDIDVAFDDDGTLRGLRVSSVRNAGGRFAVFGGGPLFTALGVLPGPYRWEAVRGVGRVVATNTMSTGAYRGFGQTQAVAIRERAVELVARELGVHPADLRAQNMITAGQLPYEVRTHLVYDNGDYPEALRRARAMIEDAPTPPDDGRRRGTGWASYVQLAGVGPSVINEMIGVRIGGFESAEIRMDPDGSVRIFSGVSPHGQGHETTFAQLVADELGVEMDAVTLVTGDTDSAPYSAYGTAASRSIAVGGGAAVSASRELADKLRRIAAEHLEANPADIELGGGTATVVGSQVSVPIAELARLAWRGLGLPDGDVPGLTAAHSYDPASATFSYATHACRVAVDPDTGAVEVEDYVVVQDCGTMVNPTIVEGQIVGGIAQGLGAALMERVSYDEHGQPTAATLLDYHTPVSASMPDVRIDHLEIPSPYTPGGMKGMGEGGTNGAYSCVLNAVYDAVPELGARRIESPLTAPVIWEALQGAYAHRRDEPS; from the coding sequence ATGAGCCCACTGGTCGGTCAGCGGGTCGGGCGGGTCAACGACGCGAAGGCCCTGCGCGGGCGGGGCCGGTACATCGACGACCTCCACCTCGCCGAGGCCCACGCCGCCATCGTCCGCAGCCCCGTGGCGCACGGGGTGATCCGCGGAATCGACGTCCCCGACGACCTCCCCACCGGCGTCGCAGTGCTCGGCCCGCAGGAACTGAACGCCGCCGCTCCGGGGCGGTTCCCGGTCCTGTGGTGGCTCGGCGACCAGACCCAGCACCACACCGAGCTCATCGGCGACCGTGTCCGCTACGTCGGACAGCCAGTCGGGATCGTGGTCGCCGCGAGCCGCTATGAGGCCGAGGACGTCGTCGACCGGATCGAGGTGACCGTCGACGAACTCGACGTCGTCATCGACCCGGTCGCCGCACTCGAGCCGGGCGCGCCGCTGCTCTATCCCGACCTCGGCACCAACGTGTTGTGCACCGTCGAGACCGGCGACGACGCGGCCCACACCGACGCAGTGTTCGCCACAGCCGACAGGACCCTGTCGACGACGCTGCGCATCGGCCGAGTCAACGGGCTGCCGATGGAAACCCGCGGCATCGTGGCCGAACCGCTGCCCGACGGCCGCCTCGTCGTCCACGTCTCCACCCAGGCCGCCCACGCCGTGCGCGACGGGATCTGCGAGGTGTTCGAGATCCCCCAGCACATGGTGCGCGTGGTCACACCCGACGTCGGCGGCGGATTCGGCCTGAAGGACCACCTCTACGAGGACGAGGCGATGGTCATAGCCGCGGCCCGCAGCCTCGGGCGTTCGGTCAGCTGGACCGAGGACCGCCTCGAGTCACTGACGGTGACCACCCACGCCCGCGACGAGATCCACGACATCGACGTCGCCTTCGACGACGACGGCACGCTACGTGGCCTGCGGGTCTCGTCGGTGCGCAACGCCGGCGGCCGCTTCGCCGTCTTCGGCGGCGGACCGCTGTTCACCGCCCTCGGTGTTCTGCCGGGCCCGTACCGCTGGGAGGCGGTGCGCGGCGTCGGGCGGGTCGTCGCGACCAACACGATGTCCACCGGCGCGTACCGCGGGTTCGGCCAGACCCAGGCGGTGGCCATCCGCGAACGCGCCGTCGAACTCGTCGCCCGCGAGCTCGGAGTCCATCCGGCAGATCTTCGGGCGCAGAACATGATCACCGCCGGCCAGCTTCCCTACGAGGTCCGCACCCACCTCGTCTACGACAACGGCGACTACCCCGAGGCGCTCCGCCGGGCACGCGCCATGATCGAAGACGCCCCGACACCTCCCGACGACGGCCGTAGGCGCGGGACCGGTTGGGCGAGCTACGTCCAGCTGGCCGGCGTCGGGCCGTCCGTCATCAACGAGATGATCGGGGTCCGCATCGGTGGGTTCGAATCCGCCGAGATCCGCATGGACCCCGACGGTTCCGTTCGGATCTTCAGCGGCGTGTCGCCCCACGGCCAGGGGCACGAGACCACCTTCGCCCAGCTCGTGGCCGACGAGCTCGGCGTGGAGATGGACGCCGTGACCCTCGTCACCGGCGATACCGACTCGGCGCCCTACTCCGCATACGGAACGGCGGCTTCCCGCTCGATCGCCGTCGGTGGCGGTGCCGCGGTGTCGGCGAGCCGCGAGCTCGCCGACAAGCTCCGGCGGATCGCAGCCGAACACCTCGAAGCGAACCCGGCCGACATCGAACTGGGCGGCGGTACGGCCACCGTCGTCGGGTCGCAGGTCTCGGTACCCATCGCGGAACTCGCCAGACTCGCGTGGCGTGGTCTGGGCCTGCCCGACGGCGACGTCCCCGGCCTGACCGCGGCGCACTCCTACGACCCGGCGAGCGCCACGTTCTCCTACGCCACCCACGCCTGTCGGGTCGCCGTCGACCCCGACACCGGGGCCGTGGAGGTCGAGGACTACGTCGTCGTTCAGGACTGCGGCACGATGGTCAACCCGACGATCGTCGAGGGCCAGATCGTCGGCGGTATCGCCCAGGGCCTCGGCGCCGCGCTGATGGAGAGAGTCTCCTACGACGAACACGGCCAGCCGACGGCCGCGACGCTGCTCGACTATCACACCCCCGTGTCGGCCTCGATGCCCGACGTGCGTATTGACCACCTGGAGATCCCGTCGCCGTACACCCCGGGCGGCATGAAGGGCATGGGCGAAGGCGGCACGAACGGCGCCTACTCGTGCGTCCTCAACGCCGTGTACGACGCGGTGCCCGAGCTCGGCGCCCGCCGCATCGAATCGCCGCTGACGGCACCGGTGATCTGGGAGGCGCTGCAGGGCGCCTACGCCCACAGGCGCGACGAACCCTCCTAG
- a CDS encoding enoyl-CoA hydratase-related protein: MGFRGSPGFTDEWRHFDFEVTDRVATIRLDRTEALNALTLDSYADLRDIFAELPHAGVADVIVLTGEGRAFCSGGDVRDIIAELLEADPRKVLDFTRMSSDVVGNMRRCELPIIAAVNGLAVGGGAMLALAADFRIVSTEGSLHFPFTKLGIAGADMGAIYLLSRMVGLARTTEILMLGEPLSPADLDRLGLANSVVEPDALTAATAELAKRLVEGPTFAYAATKRAITSELDMDLTAALEHEATLQALVMGGEDFGEFHRAYAEKRPPRWTNRR; this comes from the coding sequence GTGGGCTTCAGGGGATCACCGGGTTTCACCGACGAGTGGCGGCACTTCGACTTCGAGGTCACCGACCGGGTCGCGACGATCCGACTCGACAGGACCGAGGCGCTCAACGCCCTCACCCTCGACAGCTATGCGGACCTGCGGGACATCTTCGCCGAGCTTCCCCACGCCGGGGTCGCCGACGTGATCGTTCTCACTGGCGAAGGCCGGGCGTTCTGCAGCGGCGGCGACGTGCGCGACATCATCGCGGAGTTGCTCGAAGCCGATCCCCGCAAGGTGCTCGATTTCACGCGGATGTCCAGCGACGTCGTCGGCAACATGCGTCGGTGCGAGTTGCCGATCATCGCAGCCGTCAACGGCCTGGCCGTCGGGGGCGGCGCGATGCTCGCCCTCGCGGCGGACTTCCGGATCGTCTCCACCGAGGGCTCGTTGCACTTCCCGTTCACGAAACTCGGGATAGCCGGCGCTGACATGGGTGCGATCTACCTGCTGTCCCGGATGGTCGGGCTCGCCCGCACCACCGAGATCCTGATGCTGGGTGAGCCGCTGTCACCGGCGGACCTGGACCGTCTCGGTCTCGCCAACAGTGTCGTCGAGCCGGATGCTCTGACTGCGGCGACCGCCGAGCTCGCGAAGCGTCTGGTCGAGGGTCCCACCTTCGCGTATGCGGCGACGAAGCGGGCGATCACCAGCGAGCTGGACATGGACCTGACCGCGGCGCTCGAACACGAGGCGACCCTGCAGGCGCTGGTCATGGGCGGCGAGGATTTCGGCGAGTTCCACCGCGCCTACGCCGAGAAGCGTCCGCCGCGCTGGACGAACCGTCGCTAG
- a CDS encoding cyclic nucleotide-binding domain-containing protein, translating into MGDVDVGDLRAVEPFDDLDEDALEALAAASRVRRLPAGATVLAQGAVSDELLVLTSGTVEVLLGFDGLADQKLAEVSAPGLLGEIGVLTGDTRATTVRALGSVTVVAIPASALDGTAADDGVLIGRLAEIATERLRHTQLRHHVSRLFGSADPDTLELAESLMEWVNIPAGQTLFAEGDESDAAWFVVSGRLHAAVGTGGDEVVLGEIGRGEMVGEMGLLDDTPRSASVYAVRDSHLVRLDRAAFALVMERSPKVVMEVARTVLRRVRSGGEPAATRQAIVVVGAGPDVDVDGAARQLFEALGPDRSAILDSAEVDRHLGRDAISQSPDHGVGALRLDYWLGELEETRRFIVLVADRTWSPWTRRAVRAADHVLVVADAAADPTPDGVERSVLEFLADHHHVPTTLVLVHDPSTALPRGTTRWLDRRPGVAHLHMRRDHSGDIARVARLVTGRGVSLVLSGGGARGFAHLGVLRLCEEMAIPVDMVAGTSMGAVMGTGPALGYDARGWEAVAVQRFENLFDYTLPLVAVLRGRRVAEAFESALGDTGIEDLWIPYFCVSSSLTHATEVIHDSGNLAVAVRASTAIPGVLPPVPFGDELLVDGGLLNNLPLDEMRRRNPSGTVLAIDVSPTDAPSLDVGFGLSLSGWRALWDRLDRRRGHDAPPTLPGILVRSTLMASVQNRDRLVREGHADLYVHLPLEDCGLLDFDAVASMADRGEQASRSALEAFAATLDLDA; encoded by the coding sequence ATGGGGGATGTGGACGTCGGGGACCTGCGGGCTGTCGAGCCCTTCGACGACCTGGATGAGGACGCGCTCGAAGCGCTCGCAGCCGCCTCCCGGGTACGGCGTCTGCCAGCGGGCGCGACGGTGCTCGCCCAGGGGGCGGTCTCCGATGAACTCCTCGTCTTGACGTCCGGGACGGTGGAGGTGCTCCTCGGCTTCGACGGCCTCGCTGACCAGAAGCTCGCAGAGGTCTCCGCCCCCGGTCTCCTCGGTGAGATCGGTGTCCTCACGGGGGACACACGCGCCACGACGGTGCGCGCCCTCGGGTCCGTGACCGTGGTGGCGATCCCCGCATCCGCGCTCGACGGGACGGCGGCCGATGACGGGGTTCTCATCGGTCGGCTGGCCGAGATCGCCACAGAGCGACTCCGCCACACCCAGTTGCGACATCACGTGAGTCGCCTGTTCGGTAGCGCCGATCCCGACACGCTCGAGCTCGCCGAGTCGCTCATGGAGTGGGTGAACATCCCCGCCGGGCAGACGCTGTTCGCCGAGGGCGACGAATCCGATGCCGCCTGGTTCGTCGTGTCGGGCAGACTCCACGCCGCGGTCGGCACAGGTGGGGACGAGGTCGTACTCGGCGAGATCGGTCGGGGCGAGATGGTCGGTGAGATGGGCCTTCTCGACGACACGCCGCGGTCGGCCAGCGTGTACGCGGTCCGCGACAGCCACCTCGTGCGACTCGACCGGGCGGCTTTCGCGCTGGTGATGGAACGCTCGCCCAAGGTCGTCATGGAGGTGGCCAGGACCGTCCTGCGGCGTGTGCGCTCCGGCGGTGAGCCGGCGGCGACACGTCAGGCCATCGTCGTGGTCGGGGCGGGTCCCGACGTCGACGTCGATGGCGCGGCGCGGCAACTCTTCGAGGCCCTGGGGCCCGATCGAAGCGCAATCCTCGATTCGGCGGAGGTCGACAGGCACCTCGGCCGCGACGCGATCTCCCAGTCGCCAGACCACGGCGTGGGGGCGCTGCGCCTGGACTACTGGCTGGGGGAACTCGAGGAGACGCGTCGGTTCATCGTGCTCGTCGCCGACCGCACCTGGTCGCCGTGGACGCGCCGGGCCGTCCGCGCGGCGGACCACGTCCTGGTGGTCGCCGATGCGGCGGCGGACCCGACACCGGACGGGGTGGAGAGGTCGGTGCTCGAGTTCCTCGCGGATCACCATCACGTTCCGACGACTCTCGTGCTGGTCCACGACCCGAGCACCGCCTTGCCGCGCGGTACGACGAGGTGGCTGGATCGGCGACCCGGCGTCGCCCACCTCCACATGCGGCGTGACCACTCCGGTGACATCGCGCGGGTCGCCCGGCTCGTGACGGGCCGCGGCGTCAGCCTCGTGCTGTCGGGCGGCGGAGCGAGGGGCTTCGCTCACCTGGGTGTGCTGAGGCTCTGCGAGGAAATGGCTATCCCGGTGGACATGGTCGCGGGGACGTCGATGGGTGCGGTGATGGGTACCGGGCCCGCGCTCGGCTACGACGCGCGCGGCTGGGAGGCCGTCGCGGTGCAGAGGTTCGAGAACCTCTTCGACTACACGTTGCCGCTCGTCGCTGTGCTGCGCGGACGGCGGGTTGCCGAGGCGTTCGAGTCCGCGCTGGGCGACACGGGGATCGAGGACCTGTGGATCCCGTACTTCTGTGTCTCGTCGAGCCTCACCCACGCGACCGAGGTGATCCACGATTCGGGGAACCTCGCCGTGGCCGTGCGGGCATCCACCGCCATCCCCGGCGTCCTGCCGCCGGTTCCCTTCGGCGACGAACTCCTCGTGGACGGCGGCCTGCTCAACAACCTCCCTCTCGACGAGATGCGTCGACGGAATCCGTCCGGGACCGTCCTCGCGATCGACGTGTCACCCACCGACGCACCGTCGCTGGACGTCGGCTTCGGGCTGTCGTTGTCAGGGTGGCGGGCACTGTGGGATCGCCTCGACAGGCGACGTGGCCACGATGCGCCGCCGACACTGCCGGGGATCCTCGTGCGTTCGACGCTCATGGCGTCTGTTCAGAACCGGGACCGGCTCGTCAGAGAAGGCCACGCCGATCTCTACGTCCACCTTCCCCTCGAGGACTGCGGACTCCTGGACTTCGATGCGGTCGCGTCGATGGCGGATCGTGGAGAACAGGCCTCGAGAAGCGCACTCGAGGCTTTCGCCGCAACCCTCGATCTCGACGCCTGA
- the ligD gene encoding non-homologous end-joining DNA ligase: protein MEPDPTDSGPAHTPARTTAPGFRVPMLATLAEPGDVGDGWVVERKFDGIRLVVVRDGDDVALWTRNHNRRDGSFPDLVAALREQPVDRFVADGEVVAFEDGRDSFAALHGGGAVLFLFDLMHLDGHDLDDVPLVDRRRLLEQAVVFDAKIRFSPSLDGDATALLTEACAQGWEGLVAKRAGGRYVHGRSRDWLKLKCVRRQEMVIGGFTDPKGSRTGLGALLVGHHDGGDLVYAGRVGTGFDESTLVSLIELLEARRRENPPFTRGMDKGGPPKKASHWVNPDLVCEIGFAEWTPDGKLRHPRFLGLRDDKDASAVVREDDVVAQAADVFPDEPETAR, encoded by the coding sequence ATGGAGCCCGACCCGACCGACAGCGGTCCCGCCCACACGCCCGCGCGGACGACGGCGCCGGGCTTCCGTGTCCCGATGCTGGCGACTCTCGCGGAGCCCGGTGACGTCGGCGACGGATGGGTCGTCGAGCGCAAGTTCGACGGCATCCGCCTCGTCGTGGTGCGCGACGGCGACGACGTCGCACTGTGGACCCGCAACCACAACCGCCGCGACGGGTCGTTCCCGGACCTGGTCGCCGCGCTGCGTGAGCAGCCGGTCGACCGCTTCGTCGCCGACGGCGAGGTGGTCGCGTTCGAAGACGGGCGCGACAGCTTCGCCGCGCTGCACGGCGGTGGCGCCGTGTTGTTCCTTTTCGATCTGATGCACCTCGACGGTCACGACCTGGACGACGTGCCGCTGGTCGACCGCCGGCGCCTGCTCGAACAGGCGGTCGTCTTCGATGCGAAGATCCGGTTCAGCCCGAGCCTCGACGGCGATGCGACGGCGCTGTTGACCGAGGCGTGCGCGCAGGGCTGGGAGGGCCTCGTCGCGAAGCGGGCAGGGGGCCGCTACGTGCACGGCCGCAGCCGCGACTGGCTGAAGCTGAAGTGCGTACGGCGCCAGGAGATGGTCATCGGCGGCTTCACCGACCCGAAGGGTTCACGAACCGGCCTGGGGGCGCTCCTCGTCGGCCACCACGACGGTGGAGACCTCGTCTATGCGGGGAGGGTCGGGACGGGTTTCGACGAGTCCACGCTCGTCTCGCTCATCGAACTTCTCGAAGCGCGGCGGCGGGAGAACCCGCCCTTCACGCGGGGCATGGACAAGGGTGGTCCGCCGAAAAAGGCAAGCCACTGGGTCAACCCTGATCTCGTGTGCGAAATCGGATTCGCGGAGTGGACGCCCGACGGAAAGCTGCGCCACCCGCGGTTCCTGGGTCTTCGGGACGACAAGGACGCATCCGCCGTCGTCCGTGAGGACGACGTCGTAGCTCAGGCGGCGGACGTCTTCCCCGACGAACCGGAGACCGCCCGGTAG
- a CDS encoding GlsB/YeaQ/YmgE family stress response membrane protein, with protein MIVFIIVLALAGLVVGGLARLLVPGPDPMGLLGTWLLGIVGSFTGGFVGYAVFGADIDDGAVQASGFIGSVIGAVIVLLIYRAVSGSSGKTSAA; from the coding sequence GTGATCGTCTTCATCATCGTCCTCGCACTCGCCGGCCTCGTCGTCGGCGGCCTCGCCCGTCTCCTGGTCCCCGGCCCGGACCCCATGGGGCTTCTCGGCACCTGGTTGTTGGGGATCGTCGGGAGCTTCACCGGCGGTTTCGTCGGCTACGCCGTCTTCGGTGCCGACATCGACGACGGCGCGGTCCAGGCATCGGGCTTCATCGGCTCGGTGATCGGCGCCGTGATCGTCCTGTTGATCTACCGGGCGGTCTCCGGTTCGTCGGGGAAGACGTCCGCCGCCTGA